One segment of Triticum aestivum cultivar Chinese Spring chromosome 2A, IWGSC CS RefSeq v2.1, whole genome shotgun sequence DNA contains the following:
- the LOC123188324 gene encoding probable mixed-linked glucan synthase 3 has protein sequence MASAAGAGGANAGLADPLLASAKKPVGAKGKHWVAADKDQRRAAKESGGEDGRPLLFRTYKVKGTLLHPYRALIFIRLIAVLLFFVWRIKHNKSDVMWFWTMSVVGDVWFGFSWLLNQLPKFNPVKTIPDMVALRRQYDLPDGTSTLPGIDVFVTTADPIDEPILYTMNCVLSILASDYPVDRCACYLSDDSGALIQYEALVETAKFATLWVPFCRKHCIEPRAPESFFEQEAPLYTGSAPEEFKNDHNSVYIEYDEFKECLDSLSSAISKRSDAYNSMKTEEGDANATWMANGTQWPGSWIDTTEIHRKGHHAGIVKVVLDHSIRGHNLGSQASTHNLNFASTDVRLPMLVYISRGKNPSYDHNKKAGALNAQLRASALLSNAQFIINFDCDHYINNSQALRAAMCFMLDQRQGDSTAFVQFPQRFDNVDPSDRYGNHNRVFFDGTMLALNGLQGPSYLGTGCMFRRIALYGIDPPEWRHDNIVVDDKRFGSSIPFLESVSKAINQERSTIPPPISETLVAEMERVVSASHDKATGWGKGVGYIYDIATEDIVTGFRIHGQGWRSMYCTMERDAFCGIAPINLTERLHQIVRWSGGSLEMFFSLNNPLIGGRRIQSLQRVSYLNMTVYPVTSLFILLYALSPVMWLIPDEVYIQRPFTKYVVFLLVIILMIHVIGWLEIKWAGVTWLDYWRNEQFFMIGSTSAYPAAVLHMVVNLLTKKGIHFRVTSKQTAADTNDKFADLYDMRWVPMLIPTTVVLIANVGAIGVAMGKTIVYMGAWTIAQKTHAALGLLFNVWIMVLLYPFALAIMGRWAKRPVILVVLLPVAFTIVCLVYVAVHILLLSYLTF, from the exons ATGGCGTCGGCGGCCGGTGCTGGTGGGGCAAATGCCGGCCTCGCCGACCCGCTGCTGGCGAGCGCCAAGAAGCCGGTCGGCGCCAAGGGCAAGCACTGGGTGGCCGCCGACAAGGACCAGCGGCGGGCCGCCAAGGAGAGCGGCGGCGAGGACGGCAGGCCGTTGCTGTTCCGGACGTACAAGGTCAAAGGCACCCTCCTGCACCCCTACAG GGCCTTGATCTTCATTCGCTTAATTGCCGTTCTCCTATTCTTCGTATGGCGCATCAAGCACAACAAATCAGATGTCATGTGGTTTTGGACAATGTCAGTTGTCGGGGACGTATGGTTCGGGTTCTCGTGGCTGCTCAACCAACTCCCAAAGTTTAACCCTGTCAAAACCATACCTGATATGGTCGCCCTTAGGCGACAATACGATCTTCCAGATGGGACATCTACACTTCCTGGCATAGATGTCTTTGTCACCACTGCTGATCCAATCGATGAGCCGATACTATACACCATGAATTGTGTTCTCTCTATCCTTGCTTCTGACTATCCTGTTGATAGGTGTGCCTGCTATCTCTCAGATGATAGTGGCGCATTGATCCAATACGAGGCCTTGGTTGAGACTGCAAAGTTTGCTACTTTGTGGGTCCCATTTTGTCGGAAGCATTGCATCGAGCCAAGAGCCCCAGAAAGCTTTTTTGAACAAGAGGCACCGTTGTACACTGGAAGTGCACCAGAGGAGTTCAAGAATGATCATAACAGTGTATATATAGAGTATGATGAGTTCAAAGAGTGCTTAGACTCACTATCTAGTGCTATTTCCAAGCGTTCCGATGCTTACAACAGCATGAAGACCGAGGAAGGAGATGCCAACGCCACTTGGATGGCAAATGGGACGCAATGGCCAGGATCATGGATTGACACAACGGAAATCCATAGGAAAGGACATCATGCTGGAATTGTTAAG GTTGTGTTGGACCATTCGATCCGTGGGCATAATCTTGGTTCGCAAGCAAGCACCCACAACCTCAACTTCGCCAGCACTGATGTGCGCCTCCCGATGCTTGTATATATCTCTCGCGGAAAGAACCCAAGCTATGACCACAACAAGAAAGCTGGTGCCTTGAATGCGCAATTGCGTGCCTCTGCACTACTCTCCAACGCGCAATTCATCATCAACTTCGACTGCGACCACTACATCAACAACTCTCAAGCCCTACGTGCAGCTATGTGCTTCATGCTAGATCAACGGCAAGGTGATAGCACTGCCTTCGTTCAATTCCCTCAACGCTTCGACAATGTTGATCCATCAGACCGATATGGCAACCACAACCGTGTCTTCTTCGATGGCACAATGCTCGCCCTCAATGGTCTCCAAGGTCCATCTTACCTTGGCACTGGTTGCATGTTCCGCCGCATAGCCCTTTATGGCATTGACCCACCTGAGTGGAGACATGACAACATCGTAGTTGATGATAAAAGGTTTGGTAGCTCCATACCCTTCCTAGAATCCGTATCAAAAGCCATAAACCAAGAAAGATCTAccatacctccacccattagtgaAACATTAGTGGCTGAGATGGAAAGGGTTGTGTCAGCTTCACATGATAAAGCCACTGGGTGGGGAAAGGGTGTTGGGTACATATATGACATAGCCACAGAGGATATAGTGACTGGTTTTCGCATCCACGGTCAAGGTTGGCGTTCCATGTATTGTACAATGGAGCGTGACGCCTTCTGTGGCATTGCACCAATCAACCTAACCGAGCGCCTCCACCAAATTGTGCGCTGGTCAGGTGGATCTTTAGAGATGTTCTTCTCACTAAATAACCCACTCATAGGTGGTCGTCGGATCCAATCCCTTCAGCGTGTCTCCTACCTCAACATGACGGTCTACCCAGTCACATCACTCTTTATCCTACTCTATGCTCTCAGCCCAGTGATGTGGCTTATCCCTGATGAAGTATACATTCAGAGGCCATTCACCAAATATGTTGTGTTCCTTCTCGTGATCATTCTGATGATCCATGTTATTGGGTGGCTCGAGATAAAATGGGCGGGGGTCACATGGTTGGATTACTGGAGGAATGAACAGTTCTTCATGATCGGGTCGACGAGTGCATACCCAGCAGCCGTGCTTCACATGGTGGTGAATCTCCTTACAAAGAAGGGTATTCACTTCAGAGTTACTTCGAAGCAAACAGCGGCAGACACCAATGACAAGTTTGCCGACTTGTATGACATGCGATGGGTGCCAATGTTAATACCCACAACAGTAGTGCTGATTGCCAATGTTGGTGCAATCGGTGTAGCCATGGGTAAAACGATAGTATACATGGGAGCATGGACAATTGCACAGAAGACACATGCCGCATTGGGTCTGCTCTTCAATGTGTGGATCATGGTGCTGCTCTATCCGTTTGCATTGGCGATCATGGGACGGTGGGCAAAGAGGCCAGTCATCCTGGTGGTCTTGTTGCCGGTTGCCTTTACAATAGTTTGCCTTGTATATGTTGCTGTTCATATCTTACTTCTTAGCTATCTTACATTCTAG